One Streptococcus sp. DTU_2020_1001019_1_SI_AUS_MUR_006 DNA window includes the following coding sequences:
- a CDS encoding ATP-dependent Clp protease ATP-binding subunit gives MKYSKALRECIESAFLVASHFGAEYLESWHLLIAMANHGYSVAGATLNEFPYEIDRLEEVAVELTETKYSDQEHYQELPFSHRLKVLLLEAEHVASVVHAKVLGTEHLLYAILHDGNALATRILEKAGFSYEDQKDQVKIAGLRRSLEARAGWTREDLKALRQRHRTVADKQNSMANMMGMPQTPSGGLEDYTHDLTEQARSGKLEPVIGRDQEISRMIQILSRKTKNNPVLVGDAGVGKTALALGLAQRIANGDVPDEMAKMRVLELDLMNVVAGTRFRGDFEERMNNIIKDIEEDGKVILFIDELHTIMGSGSGIDSTLDAANILKPALARGTLRTVGATTQEEYQKHIEKDAALSRRFAKVMIEEPSLADSMAILQGLKATYEKHHHVQITDDAVETAVKMAHRYLTSRHLPDSAIDLLDEAAATVQNKSKHAKQDESGLTPADKALMDGKWKQAAQLIAKEQEVPVYKDLVTESDILTTLSRLSGIPVQKLTQTDAKKYLNLEAELHKRVIGQEQAVSSISRAIRRNQSGIRNNKRPIGSFMFLGPTGVGKTELAKALAEVLFDDESALIRFDMSEYMEKFAASRLNGAPPGYVGYEEGGELTEKVRNKPYSVLLFDEVEKAHPDIFNVLLQVLDDGVLTDSKGRKVDFSNTIIIMTSNLGATALRDDKTVGFGAKDIRFDQENMEKRMFEELKKAYRPEFINRIDEKVVFHSLSSQDMQEVVKIMVKPLIASLAEKGIDLKLQASALKLLAQQGYDPEMGARPLRRTLQTEVEDKLAELLLKGELEAGKTLKIGVKAGQLKFEIV, from the coding sequence ATGAAATATTCAAAAGCATTGAGAGAATGTATAGAAAGTGCCTTTCTGGTCGCCAGTCATTTTGGGGCAGAATACCTAGAGTCATGGCATCTATTGATTGCTATGGCCAATCATGGTTACAGTGTAGCTGGGGCGACTTTAAATGAATTTCCATATGAGATTGATCGTCTGGAGGAAGTTGCTGTAGAGCTAACTGAAACAAAGTATAGCGATCAGGAACATTATCAGGAGCTTCCTTTTTCACACCGGTTGAAGGTATTGTTGTTGGAAGCAGAGCATGTTGCATCTGTCGTACATGCCAAGGTATTGGGAACAGAGCACCTTCTTTATGCTATCTTACATGATGGCAATGCCTTAGCTACTCGCATTTTAGAAAAAGCGGGATTTTCTTACGAAGATCAGAAGGATCAGGTCAAGATTGCTGGACTTCGTCGAAGTCTTGAAGCGCGTGCTGGTTGGACTAGAGAAGATTTGAAGGCCCTTCGCCAGCGTCATCGTACGGTAGCGGATAAGCAAAATTCCATGGCTAATATGATGGGGATGCCTCAGACACCAAGTGGAGGTTTGGAAGATTATACGCATGATCTTACGGAGCAAGCTCGTTCGGGTAAATTGGAACCAGTCATCGGGCGCGACCAAGAAATCTCTCGTATGATTCAAATCTTGAGCCGTAAGACAAAAAATAATCCGGTCTTAGTTGGAGATGCAGGTGTCGGTAAAACAGCTCTAGCACTTGGTCTTGCGCAACGTATTGCCAACGGGGATGTACCTGATGAAATGGCTAAGATGCGTGTCCTAGAACTTGATTTGATGAATGTGGTTGCGGGAACTCGTTTCCGTGGTGACTTTGAAGAACGTATGAACAATATCATCAAAGATATTGAGGAAGATGGCAAGGTCATTCTCTTTATCGATGAGCTTCATACCATTATGGGATCAGGAAGTGGGATTGATTCGACCTTGGATGCAGCCAATATCTTGAAACCTGCCTTGGCACGTGGAACTCTGAGAACTGTCGGTGCGACCACTCAGGAAGAGTATCAAAAGCACATCGAAAAAGACGCAGCCCTTTCTCGTCGCTTTGCAAAAGTGATGATTGAGGAGCCGAGTTTAGCAGATAGTATGGCTATTTTGCAGGGCTTGAAAGCAACTTACGAGAAACACCACCATGTCCAAATTACAGACGATGCAGTAGAAACAGCTGTCAAAATGGCACATCGTTATTTGACGAGTCGTCATTTGCCAGACTCAGCCATTGATCTATTGGACGAAGCAGCTGCAACAGTGCAAAATAAATCGAAACACGCTAAACAAGATGAGTCAGGTTTAACACCAGCTGATAAGGCCTTGATGGATGGTAAATGGAAGCAAGCTGCTCAACTCATTGCAAAAGAGCAGGAAGTTCCAGTCTATAAAGATTTGGTGACAGAATCAGACATTTTGACCACCTTGAGTCGCTTGTCAGGTATTCCTGTGCAAAAATTAACCCAAACGGATGCCAAGAAGTATCTCAACCTTGAAGCTGAACTGCATAAACGTGTTATCGGACAGGAACAAGCGGTGTCTAGCATCAGTCGTGCCATTCGCCGAAATCAATCGGGTATTCGCAATAACAAACGTCCAATTGGATCCTTTATGTTCCTAGGACCAACAGGTGTTGGTAAGACCGAGTTGGCCAAGGCCTTGGCGGAAGTTCTCTTTGATGATGAATCTGCTCTTATCCGCTTTGACATGAGTGAATACATGGAGAAATTCGCGGCCAGTCGTCTCAATGGGGCTCCTCCAGGTTATGTAGGTTACGAAGAAGGTGGAGAGTTGACCGAGAAGGTTCGTAACAAACCGTACTCAGTACTTCTCTTTGACGAGGTAGAAAAGGCTCATCCAGACATCTTTAATGTTCTCTTGCAGGTCTTGGATGATGGTGTCTTGACAGACAGTAAGGGTCGCAAGGTTGACTTCTCCAATACCATCATCATCATGACATCAAACCTTGGTGCGACAGCTCTTCGTGACGACAAGACAGTCGGCTTTGGAGCTAAGGACATTCGTTTTGACCAAGAAAATATGGAAAAACGGATGTTTGAGGAGTTGAAAAAGGCTTATCGTCCAGAGTTTATCAACCGTATTGATGAGAAGGTGGTCTTCCATAGCTTGTCAAGTCAAGATATGCAAGAAGTAGTTAAGATTATGGTCAAACCATTGATTGCAAGCTTAGCAGAAAAAGGAATTGACTTGAAACTCCAAGCATCTGCCCTTAAACTTCTAGCTCAGCAAGGCTATGATCCAGAGATGGGGGCTCGTCCACTACGCAGAACTTTGCAAACGGAAGTAGAAGACAAACTTGCAGAACTTCTCCTTAAAGGTGAATTGGAAGCTGGTAAGACTCTGAAGATTGGTGTCAAAGCTGGTCAATTAAAATTTGAGATTGTTTAA
- a CDS encoding CtsR family transcriptional regulator, whose amino-acid sequence MRFKNTSDHIEAYIKAILEQSGMVELQRSQLADTFQVVPSQINYVIKTRFTESRGYLVESKRGGGGYIRIGRIEFSNHHDMLRDLLYSVGEEVSLAIFEDVLRLLFEQDLVTRQEMNLLLAMATDRVLGDDANLIRANMLRQLLQEVDRKGK is encoded by the coding sequence ATGAGATTTAAAAATACATCAGACCATATAGAGGCCTATATCAAGGCGATTTTGGAGCAGTCGGGTATGGTTGAATTGCAACGAAGCCAATTAGCGGATACCTTTCAAGTCGTGCCTAGCCAGATCAACTATGTGATTAAGACTCGATTTACTGAAAGCAGAGGTTATTTAGTTGAAAGTAAGCGAGGAGGTGGCGGTTATATTCGCATTGGTCGAATTGAATTCTCTAACCATCATGATATGCTTCGAGATCTACTGTATTCGGTAGGTGAAGAAGTTAGCCTAGCTATCTTTGAAGATGTTTTAAGACTCTTGTTTGAGCAGGATTTGGTGACTCGTCAGGAGATGAATCTATTATTAGCAATGGCGACAGACCGAGTTTTAGGCGATGATGCCAATCTTATCCGTGCCAATATGCTCCGTCAGTTATTACAAGAGGTAGATAGAAAAGGAAAATAG
- the cls gene encoding cardiolipin synthase, whose protein sequence is MGTRKFRLLMSKYGFSIAIILIELFVVFAVILYMSQIAPLVWVALVFLVSVATVLAIVNRSMSPESKVTWLIVTFVPVFGPLLYIMFGERRLSKKEFKQLQELRSIASHEKGEHSLHQDIQGTDKSAYGIINALLHMDSNAEVYDQTDSQFFSNGEEMWQQMLEDLKRAEKFIFLEYYIVEEGLMWDSMLEILEEKAAQGVEVKMLYDDIGCMVTLPGDYTVHLRSKGIDAHKFNKVIPRMTVAYNNRDHRKILVIDGQISYTGGINLADEYINQIERFGHWKDSGIRIDGPATQAFTRLFLMNWYINRGEISDFDQYHLENQTRPGGGLCIPYGSGPKPIYQMKVGKIVYQNLINQAEDFVYITTPYLIIDYDLTEDIKNAAMRGVDVRIITPFIPDKKLIQLVTRGSYPDLLSAGVRIYEYTPGFIHSKQMIVDDRFAIVGTINLDYRSLVHHYENAVLLYETPSIADIRKDFEEIFEVSQEVFPGTINPTWYQTLIKEVTQLFAPML, encoded by the coding sequence ATGGGAACTAGAAAATTTCGACTATTGATGTCCAAGTATGGTTTTAGCATTGCGATTATTCTGATAGAATTATTTGTAGTTTTTGCAGTCATTCTTTACATGAGCCAGATTGCTCCTCTTGTTTGGGTTGCTCTTGTATTTCTGGTCAGCGTGGCAACTGTTTTAGCCATTGTCAATCGTTCTATGTCTCCTGAAAGCAAGGTGACATGGTTGATTGTCACTTTTGTCCCTGTTTTTGGTCCCTTGCTTTATATCATGTTTGGTGAGCGTCGGTTATCAAAAAAGGAATTTAAACAATTACAGGAACTTCGTTCTATCGCATCTCATGAAAAGGGCGAACATAGTCTTCATCAAGATATACAGGGAACTGATAAATCTGCCTACGGGATTATCAATGCCTTATTGCATATGGACAGTAATGCAGAAGTTTATGATCAGACAGACTCACAATTCTTTTCAAATGGTGAGGAAATGTGGCAGCAGATGCTGGAGGATTTGAAGAGGGCTGAAAAATTTATTTTTCTAGAATACTACATTGTCGAAGAGGGATTAATGTGGGATAGCATGCTTGAGATTCTGGAAGAAAAGGCAGCTCAGGGAGTTGAGGTCAAGATGCTCTACGACGATATTGGTTGTATGGTGACCTTGCCGGGAGATTATACGGTTCATTTGCGGTCTAAAGGGATCGATGCTCATAAGTTTAATAAGGTGATTCCTCGTATGACGGTGGCCTATAATAACCGTGACCACCGAAAAATATTAGTCATTGATGGGCAGATTTCCTATACTGGCGGGATTAATCTTGCAGACGAATATATCAATCAGATTGAACGTTTTGGGCACTGGAAGGATAGTGGAATTCGGATCGATGGTCCAGCGACTCAGGCCTTTACGAGACTATTTCTCATGAACTGGTATATCAACCGTGGAGAAATCAGTGATTTTGATCAGTATCATTTGGAAAATCAGACACGACCAGGTGGCGGTCTATGTATTCCATATGGTAGTGGGCCAAAACCAATCTACCAGATGAAGGTGGGTAAAATCGTCTATCAAAATCTGATTAATCAAGCGGAAGATTTTGTCTACATCACCACGCCTTATCTCATTATTGATTATGATTTGACAGAGGATATAAAAAATGCAGCCATGCGAGGTGTAGATGTGAGAATTATAACTCCATTTATCCCAGATAAAAAGCTCATCCAGTTAGTAACTAGAGGGTCTTATCCTGATCTTTTGTCTGCTGGTGTCCGTATTTATGAGTATACTCCTGGTTTTATCCATAGTAAGCAAATGATTGTTGATGATCGATTTGCGATTGTTGGAACCATAAATCTAGATTATCGTAGCTTGGTTCATCACTATGAAAATGCGGTTTTGTTGTACGAAACACCATCGATTGCAGATATTCGTAAGGACTTTGAAGAGATTTTTGAAGTATCGCAGGAAGTATTCCCAGGGACGATCAATCCTACCTGGTATCAAACATTAATCAAGGAAGTGACCCAGTTGTTTGCGCCAATGCTTTAA
- a CDS encoding MTH1187 family thiamine-binding protein produces MKASIALQVLPLSQRIDRIAVIDKVIDYLQAQEVTMVVTPFETVLEGEFDELMRILKEALEVAGQGADNVFANVKINVGEILSIDEKLEKYNETAY; encoded by the coding sequence ATGAAAGCAAGCATTGCTTTACAAGTCCTGCCCCTGTCACAGAGGATTGACCGCATAGCTGTAATTGATAAGGTCATTGATTATCTGCAAGCTCAAGAAGTGACCATGGTGGTGACACCCTTTGAAACAGTTTTAGAGGGAGAATTTGATGAGCTTATGCGCATTCTCAAAGAAGCGTTAGAAGTGGCGGGCCAAGGAGCAGACAATGTTTTTGCCAATGTGAAAATAAATGTAGGAGAGATTTTAAGCATCGATGAGAAACTTGAAAAGTATAATGAGACGGCATATTAG
- a CDS encoding ABC transporter ATP-binding protein, producing the protein MTEIRLEHVSYAYDDEKILEDINLQVTSGEVVSILGPSGVGKTTLFNLIAGILEVQSGRIILDGEENPKGRVSYMLQKDLLLEHKTVLGNIILPLLIQKVDKAEAIAKADEILATFQLTAVRDKYPHELSGGMRQRVALLRTYLFGHKLFLLDEAFSALDEMTKMELHAWYLEIHKQLQLTTLIITHSIEEALNLSDRIYILKNRPGQIVSEIKLDWSEDEDKEVQKIAYKRQILAELGLDK; encoded by the coding sequence ATGACAGAAATTAGACTAGAGCACGTAAGCTATGCCTACGATGATGAAAAAATCTTAGAGGATATTAACCTGCAGGTAACTTCAGGTGAAGTGGTCTCTATCCTAGGGCCCAGTGGTGTAGGAAAGACCACCCTCTTTAACCTGATTGCTGGGATTTTAGAAGTCCAGTCAGGGCGAATCATTCTTGATGGAGAGGAAAATCCTAAGGGGCGCGTGAGCTATATGTTACAAAAGGATTTGCTTTTGGAACACAAGACGGTGCTAGGAAATATCATCTTGCCCCTCTTAATTCAAAAGGTGGACAAGGCAGAAGCTATTGCCAAAGCAGATGAAATTCTTGCGACCTTTCAGTTGACGGCTGTAAGGGATAAGTACCCTCATGAACTTAGTGGTGGGATGCGTCAGCGTGTTGCTTTACTTCGTACCTACCTTTTCGGGCACAAGCTCTTTCTTCTAGACGAGGCCTTTAGTGCCTTGGATGAGATGACTAAGATGGAGCTCCACGCCTGGTACCTTGAAATTCACAAGCAGTTGCAGCTAACAACCTTGATTATTACTCACAGTATCGAGGAGGCCCTCAATCTCAGTGACCGCATCTATATCTTGAAAAATCGTCCTGGGCAGATTGTTTCAGAAATTAAACTAGATTGGTCTGAAGATGAAGACAAGGAAGTCCAAAAGATTGCCTACAAACGTCAAATCTTGGCAGAATTAGGCTTAGATAAGTAG
- the pnuC gene encoding nicotinamide riboside transporter PnuC, producing the protein MKKITEKITRFIENFKNVHAEARKIGFAGVMRLLWKDLFVGRSLFQWLYLIALSSVPLILEFTQNTESHDWIGLLASWTGIVCVILVAEGRASNYLFGAINSAIYLVLAMNATFYGEVLTTVYFFVMQPIGLYTWLSNRINEQGRPEESHFEAKKLGLIDWLKYLALTAIIWIGMGLAYQSISSARPFRDSVTDATNGVGQLLMTRLYREQWIFWIATNLFSIYLWWGENIHIQGMYWVYTINSLVGWYQWTKAVKER; encoded by the coding sequence ATGAAAAAAATAACTGAAAAAATCACACGATTTATTGAAAACTTTAAAAATGTTCACGCAGAAGCTCGTAAAATTGGTTTTGCAGGAGTTATGCGTTTGCTTTGGAAAGACCTCTTTGTGGGCCGTAGTCTTTTCCAGTGGCTCTATTTGATTGCTTTATCAAGTGTTCCTCTTATTCTGGAGTTTACACAAAACACAGAAAGTCATGACTGGATTGGTCTCTTGGCCTCTTGGACAGGGATTGTCTGCGTTATATTGGTAGCTGAAGGTCGGGCTAGCAACTATCTTTTTGGTGCTATTAACTCTGCAATCTATTTGGTCCTAGCTATGAATGCGACTTTCTACGGTGAAGTTTTGACAACAGTTTATTTCTTTGTCATGCAGCCTATTGGTCTCTATACTTGGTTGTCTAATCGGATCAATGAACAAGGAAGACCAGAGGAGTCTCACTTTGAAGCTAAGAAACTCGGTCTGATTGATTGGCTCAAGTACTTGGCCTTGACTGCTATCATCTGGATTGGCATGGGATTAGCCTACCAAAGTATCAGCAGTGCTCGTCCTTTCCGTGACAGTGTTACCGATGCGACAAATGGTGTTGGTCAGCTCTTGATGACACGTCTTTACCGTGAGCAATGGATTTTCTGGATTGCAACCAATCTCTTTAGTATCTACCTCTGGTGGGGTGAAAACATCCATATCCAAGGAATGTACTGGGTTTACACCATCAATAGTTTAGTCGGTTGGTACCAATGGACTAAGGCTGTCAAGGAGAGATAA
- a CDS encoding ABC transporter substrate-binding protein: MKKTWKVFLTIVTALVAVVLVACGQGTASKNNKEAELKKIDFILDWTPNTNHTGLYVAKEKGYFKEAGVDVDLKLPPEESSSDLVINGKAPFAVYFQDYMAKKLEKGAGITAVAAIVEHNTSGIISRKSDNINSPKDLVGKKYGTWNDPTELAMLKTLVESQGGDFEKVEKVPNNDSNSITPIANGIFDAAWIYYGWDGILAKSQGVDANFMYLKDYVKEFDYYSPVIIANNDYLKDNKEEARKVIQAIKKGYQYAMEHPEEAADILIKNAPELKDKRDFVIESQKYLSKEYASDKEKWGQFDADRWNAFYKWDKENGILKEDLTDKGFTNEFVK; this comes from the coding sequence ATGAAGAAAACATGGAAAGTGTTTTTAACGATTGTAACAGCCCTTGTAGCTGTCGTGCTTGTGGCTTGTGGCCAAGGAACAGCTTCTAAGAATAACAAAGAAGCAGAACTCAAAAAAATTGACTTTATCCTAGACTGGACACCCAATACCAACCACACAGGGCTTTATGTAGCTAAAGAAAAAGGTTATTTCAAGGAAGCTGGAGTGGACGTGGACTTGAAATTGCCACCAGAAGAAAGCTCTTCTGACTTGGTTATCAATGGTAAGGCGCCATTTGCAGTGTACTTCCAAGACTATATGGCTAAGAAATTGGAAAAAGGAGCAGGTATTACAGCAGTTGCAGCTATCGTTGAGCACAACACATCAGGGATTATCTCTCGTAAGTCTGACAATATCAACAGTCCAAAAGACTTGGTTGGCAAGAAATACGGAACCTGGAATGACCCGACTGAGCTTGCTATGCTGAAAACCTTAGTAGAATCTCAAGGTGGAGACTTTGAGAAGGTTGAAAAAGTACCAAACAACGACTCAAACTCTATCACACCGATTGCCAATGGCATTTTTGATGCTGCTTGGATTTATTATGGTTGGGATGGAATTCTCGCCAAATCTCAAGGTGTGGACGCTAACTTCATGTACTTGAAAGATTATGTCAAGGAGTTTGACTACTACTCACCGGTTATCATTGCAAACAACGACTATCTCAAAGACAACAAAGAAGAAGCACGTAAAGTCATTCAAGCCATCAAAAAAGGCTACCAATACGCTATGGAGCACCCAGAAGAAGCTGCAGATATCCTCATCAAGAATGCACCTGAGCTCAAAGATAAACGTGACTTTGTCATCGAATCTCAGAAATACTTGTCAAAAGAATACGCAAGTGATAAGGAAAAATGGGGACAATTTGATGCTGACCGCTGGAATGCCTTCTACAAATGGGATAAGGAAAATGGAATCCTCAAGGAAGACTTGACTGATAAAGGATTTACCAACGAATTTGTAAAATAA
- a CDS encoding CPCC family cysteine-rich protein: MNKTGKENLVMINDEEYVHCPVCGTLTAVYDICDHCNWQNTGETNIDGGPNKMTLAKAKEAYVKGIPII, encoded by the coding sequence ATGAATAAGACTGGTAAAGAAAACTTAGTAATGATTAATGATGAAGAATACGTACATTGTCCAGTTTGCGGAACATTGACCGCTGTTTATGACATTTGTGATCATTGTAATTGGCAAAATACGGGGGAAACCAACATTGATGGAGGCCCAAACAAGATGACACTAGCAAAAGCTAAGGAAGCTTACGTTAAAGGGATTCCAATAATATAA
- a CDS encoding ISL3 family transposase produces the protein MEQLHFITKLLDIKDPNIKIVDIINMDTHKEISAKLDYEAPSCPECGCQMKKYDFQKPSKIPYLETTGMPTRILLRKRRFKCYHCSKMMVAETSIVKKNHQIPRIINQKIAQKLIEKTSMTDIAHQLSISTSTVIRKLNDFHFKHDFSRLPEIMSWDEYAFTKGKMSFIAQDFDNLNIITVLEGRTQAIIRNHFLRYDRAVRCQVKIITMDMFSPYYNLAKQLFPYAKIVLDRFHIVQHLSRAMSRVRVQIMNQFDRKSHEYKAIKRYWKLIQQDSRKLSDKRFYRPTFRMHLTNKEILDKLLSYSEDLRHHYNLYQLLLFHFQNKEPDKFFGLIEDNLKQVHPLFQTVFKTFLKDKEKIVNALQLPYSNAKLEATNNLVKLIKRNAFGFRNFDNFKKRIFIALNIKMKRTSIVLSRC, from the coding sequence ATGGAACAATTACATTTTATCACAAAACTCCTTGATATTAAAGACCCAAACATCAAGATTGTAGATATCATCAATATGGATACTCACAAAGAAATCAGCGCTAAACTGGATTATGAGGCTCCATCTTGCCCTGAGTGCGGATGTCAAATGAAGAAATATGACTTCCAAAAACCGTCGAAAATTCCTTATCTTGAAACAACTGGTATGCCTACTAGAATCCTCCTTAGAAAGCGTCGATTCAAGTGCTATCATTGCTCGAAAATGATGGTCGCTGAGACTTCTATCGTCAAGAAGAATCATCAAATTCCTCGTATTATCAACCAAAAAATTGCGCAAAAGTTAATTGAAAAGACTTCTATGACTGATATTGCCCATCAGCTATCCATTTCAACTTCAACTGTCATTCGTAAACTCAATGACTTTCACTTTAAGCATGATTTTTCTCGTCTTCCAGAGATTATGTCTTGGGACGAGTACGCCTTTACTAAGGGAAAGATGAGCTTTATTGCACAAGATTTTGATAATCTCAACATCATCACTGTTCTTGAAGGCAGAACACAAGCTATCATCCGCAATCACTTTCTTCGCTACGATAGAGCGGTTCGCTGTCAGGTGAAAATCATTACTATGGATATGTTTAGTCCTTACTATAACTTGGCTAAACAGCTTTTTCCTTATGCTAAAATCGTTCTAGATCGTTTTCACATTGTGCAACATCTTAGCCGTGCTATGAGTCGTGTCCGTGTTCAAATCATGAATCAATTTGATAGAAAATCCCATGAATACAAAGCTATCAAGCGCTACTGGAAGCTCATTCAACAGGATAGTCGTAAACTAAGTGATAAACGTTTTTATCGCCCTACTTTTCGCATGCACTTAACAAATAAGGAGATTCTAGACAAGCTTTTGAGCTATTCAGAAGACTTGAGACACCACTATAATCTCTATCAGCTCTTGCTTTTTCACTTTCAGAACAAGGAGCCAGACAAATTTTTCGGACTCATTGAGGACAATCTTAAACAGGTTCATCCTCTTTTTCAGACTGTCTTTAAGACATTTCTCAAGGACAAAGAGAAAATTGTCAACGCCCTTCAACTACCCTATTCCAACGCCAAATTGGAAGCGACCAATAATCTCGTTAAACTTATCAAACGAAATGCCTTTGGATTTCGGAACTTTGACAACTTTAAGAAACGAATTTTCATCGCTCTGAATATAAAAATGAAGAGGACATCAATTGTCCTCTCCAGATGTTAG
- a CDS encoding AAA family ATPase has product MKKQIAVVFGTFAPLHQGHIDLIQRAKRQCDAVWVVVSGYKGDRGEQIGLTLQKRFRYIREAFRDDELTSVCKLDETNIPRYPMGWQEWLDQMLQAISYDQTGQELIFFVGESEYQQELSERGFETVLQERKFGISATMIRENPSKYWKYIAQPFRRQFTKKVLIMGSASNGKTTLAKDLARFYDAPVSLEYAREYQIKNNVRDDELIPKDYYYLLLGQYDQTSKLIDSNANRGLVLADTNSLVTKGYYDYYMESEEQEDLSVETFDSLFVSILAKEKWDLILFVQPVGSYVNDGFRDMTMAEDHIRHSFSQHLDMMREQYLGNIPHVYLADDYLENYEAAKVAIDAIYQAD; this is encoded by the coding sequence ATGAAAAAACAGATAGCAGTGGTTTTTGGAACCTTTGCTCCCTTGCATCAGGGGCATATTGATTTAATCCAAAGAGCAAAACGACAATGCGATGCTGTATGGGTGGTAGTTTCAGGTTATAAGGGAGATCGTGGTGAACAGATTGGACTTACACTACAAAAGAGGTTTCGCTATATTCGTGAAGCATTTCGAGATGATGAGTTGACCTCTGTTTGTAAACTTGACGAAACCAATATTCCACGCTATCCAATGGGCTGGCAGGAGTGGTTGGATCAGATGTTGCAGGCCATTTCCTATGACCAGACTGGTCAGGAACTCATCTTTTTTGTAGGAGAGTCCGAATATCAACAAGAATTGTCAGAACGTGGTTTCGAGACTGTCCTACAGGAAAGAAAATTTGGAATTTCGGCTACTATGATTCGAGAAAATCCAAGCAAATATTGGAAATACATCGCTCAACCTTTCCGCCGTCAGTTTACGAAAAAAGTGTTGATTATGGGAAGTGCGAGTAATGGGAAAACAACTCTAGCCAAGGATTTAGCTCGCTTCTATGATGCGCCAGTCAGTCTGGAATATGCTCGTGAGTATCAGATAAAAAATAATGTCCGAGATGATGAGCTTATCCCCAAAGATTATTATTACCTTCTTTTGGGGCAATATGACCAAACTTCCAAGTTAATCGATAGCAATGCCAATCGAGGCCTGGTCCTTGCAGATACAAACTCTTTGGTAACCAAGGGCTACTACGATTACTACATGGAAAGCGAAGAGCAGGAGGACTTGTCCGTAGAGACCTTTGATAGTCTCTTTGTTTCCATCTTAGCCAAGGAAAAGTGGGATTTAATCCTCTTTGTGCAACCTGTTGGCTCTTATGTCAATGATGGTTTTCGCGACATGACCATGGCAGAAGACCATATCCGTCACAGTTTTTCTCAGCATTTGGATATGATGAGGGAGCAATATCTAGGCAATATTCCTCATGTTTATCTAGCTGATGATTATCTAGAAAATTATGAAGCAGCAAAAGTGGCTATTGATGCCATTTACCAAGCAGATTAG
- a CDS encoding ABC transporter permease, producing the protein MRNLKSIMRRHISLLGFLGVLSVWQVAGFLKLLPKFILPTPLEILQSFVRDREFLWYHSWATLRVALLGLVLGVLIACIMAVLMDSLSWLNDLIYPMMVVVQTIPTIAIAPILVLWLGYGILPKIVLIILTTTFPIIVSILDGFRHCDKDMLTLFSLMRAKPWQILWHFKIPVSLPYFYAGLRVSVSYAFITTVVSEWLGGFEGLGVYMIQSKKLFQYDTMFAIIILVSLISLLGMKLVDISEKYVIKWKRT; encoded by the coding sequence ATGAGAAACTTGAAAAGTATAATGAGACGGCATATTAGTCTGCTAGGATTTTTAGGTGTCTTATCCGTTTGGCAGGTGGCGGGATTCTTAAAACTCTTACCAAAGTTTATCCTACCGACGCCACTTGAAATCCTCCAGTCTTTTGTTCGTGATAGAGAATTTCTTTGGTACCATAGTTGGGCAACCTTGAGAGTAGCCTTACTAGGTTTGGTGCTGGGTGTCTTGATTGCCTGTATCATGGCCGTCCTTATGGATAGTCTGAGTTGGCTCAATGACTTGATTTACCCCATGATGGTGGTTGTCCAGACCATACCGACCATTGCCATAGCCCCTATCCTAGTTTTATGGTTGGGTTATGGAATTTTGCCCAAGATTGTCTTGATTATCTTGACGACAACCTTCCCTATCATCGTCAGTATTTTAGATGGTTTTAGGCATTGTGACAAGGATATGCTGACCTTGTTTAGTCTGATGCGGGCCAAGCCTTGGCAAATCCTGTGGCATTTTAAAATTCCAGTCAGTCTGCCTTACTTTTATGCAGGTCTGAGGGTTAGCGTCTCCTACGCCTTTATCACAACAGTGGTATCTGAGTGGTTGGGAGGCTTTGAAGGACTAGGTGTTTACATGATTCAGTCCAAGAAACTGTTTCAGTATGATACTATGTTCGCTATTATCATTCTGGTATCGCTGATCAGCCTTCTTGGTATGAAGTTAGTCGATATTAGTGAAAAATATGTGATTAAATGGAAACGTACTTAA